The following are encoded together in the Holophagales bacterium genome:
- a CDS encoding ABC transporter ATP-binding protein yields the protein MADPLVVLEGVTKSFGTEIVTQVLHGIDLDIQPAEFTALAGPSGSGKSTLLNLLGLLDRPTSGRILLAGRDTGGLSDDERSAVRGRSLGFVFQFHHLLPEFTALENVMMPMLAAKGREEKGMRERAFSLLDEIGLADRASYRATKLSGGQQQRVAVARALVLEPPLVLADEPTGNLDTESGVQVFELLRRVSAEHRTAFLVVTHDERIAARCDRILTMVDGRIRSDERNART from the coding sequence ATGGCTGATCCGCTCGTCGTCCTCGAGGGCGTCACGAAGTCCTTCGGCACGGAGATCGTCACCCAGGTCCTCCACGGTATCGACCTCGACATCCAGCCCGCCGAGTTCACGGCCCTCGCCGGTCCATCCGGGTCCGGCAAGAGCACCCTCCTGAATCTCCTCGGCCTCCTCGACCGGCCCACCTCCGGCCGGATCCTCCTCGCGGGCCGGGACACCGGCGGCCTGTCGGACGACGAGAGGAGCGCCGTGAGGGGGCGGAGCCTCGGCTTCGTCTTCCAGTTCCACCACCTCCTTCCCGAGTTCACCGCGCTCGAGAACGTGATGATGCCGATGCTCGCGGCGAAGGGGCGCGAGGAGAAGGGAATGCGAGAGCGGGCCTTCTCGCTCCTCGACGAGATCGGTTTGGCCGACCGCGCCTCCTACCGCGCCACGAAGCTCTCGGGCGGCCAGCAGCAGCGCGTCGCCGTGGCGAGGGCGCTCGTCCTCGAGCCGCCTCTCGTCCTGGCGGACGAGCCGACAGGGAACCTCGACACCGAATCGGGGGTGCAGGTCTTCGAGCTCCTGCGGAGGGTCTCTGCCGAACACCGGACGGCGTTCCTCGTCGTCACGCACGACGAGCGGATCGCCGCCCGCTGCGACCGGATTCTCACGATGGTGGACGGGAGAATCCGCTCGGACGAGCGCAACGCGAGGACCTGA
- a CDS encoding acetyl-CoA hydrolase/transferase family protein, with translation MSWLHTYHNRIVSAEEAVQAVKSGDRVYLTGNCSVPQVLMKALIERAPLLTDVEVCHILTLGKTPYADPEFAGHIRVNTLFIGEGVRAAVNEGRADFTPIRLSEVPGLFTEGILPLDVAFIHVTPPDEHGFCSFGVEVSTNRSAAQSAKLVIAELNPQMPRTLGDAFIHISRIHKIVPVDYPIFTATMGTPSDLSMQIGRHVAGLIEDGSTMQMGIGAIPDGVLYYLKDKKDLGIHTEMFSDGVIELYEKGVVTGEKKTIDKGKMVAGFLIGSKKLYDFVDNNPVVEMRPTEYVNDPYIIRQNDKMVAINSAIEVDLTGQVCADSIGPRLYSGVGGQLDFIRGAARSRGGKPIIGLPSSGDGKDGTRFTRIVSMLKPGAGVVTPRYDVHYVVTEYGVANLYGRTIRQRAKALIDVAHPDFRAELERKAIELRYL, from the coding sequence ATGAGCTGGCTCCACACGTACCACAACCGAATCGTCAGCGCCGAAGAGGCCGTCCAGGCCGTCAAGTCGGGCGATCGCGTCTATCTGACGGGGAACTGCTCGGTACCTCAGGTCCTCATGAAGGCCCTGATCGAGCGGGCTCCGCTTCTCACGGACGTCGAGGTGTGCCACATCCTGACGCTCGGGAAGACGCCCTACGCCGACCCGGAGTTCGCCGGGCACATACGGGTCAATACGCTCTTCATCGGCGAGGGTGTCCGCGCCGCCGTCAACGAAGGTCGCGCGGACTTCACGCCCATCCGTCTCTCCGAGGTCCCCGGTCTCTTCACGGAGGGAATCCTCCCGCTCGACGTCGCTTTCATCCACGTCACGCCGCCCGACGAGCACGGCTTCTGCTCCTTCGGCGTCGAGGTCTCGACGAACCGGTCCGCCGCTCAGTCCGCCAAGCTCGTCATCGCGGAGCTGAACCCGCAGATGCCGCGGACGCTCGGCGACGCCTTCATCCACATCAGCCGGATCCACAAGATCGTCCCGGTCGACTACCCGATCTTCACGGCGACGATGGGAACTCCATCGGACCTGTCGATGCAGATCGGCCGGCACGTGGCCGGCCTGATCGAGGACGGCTCGACGATGCAGATGGGGATCGGCGCGATTCCCGACGGCGTCCTCTACTACCTGAAAGACAAGAAGGACCTCGGCATCCACACGGAGATGTTCTCGGACGGGGTCATCGAGCTCTACGAGAAGGGCGTCGTCACGGGAGAGAAGAAGACGATCGACAAGGGGAAGATGGTCGCCGGGTTCCTCATCGGCTCGAAGAAGCTCTACGACTTCGTCGACAACAACCCGGTCGTCGAGATGCGTCCGACCGAGTACGTCAACGACCCGTACATCATTCGGCAGAACGACAAGATGGTGGCGATCAACTCGGCGATCGAGGTCGACCTCACGGGGCAGGTCTGCGCCGACTCGATCGGCCCGCGCCTCTACTCGGGCGTCGGCGGGCAGCTCGACTTCATCCGCGGCGCAGCGCGCTCCCGCGGCGGCAAGCCGATCATCGGTCTGCCTTCGAGCGGCGACGGGAAGGACGGGACGCGTTTCACGCGCATCGTCTCGATGCTCAAGCCGGGCGCCGGCGTCGTGACGCCCCGATACGACGTCCACTACGTCGTCACCGAGTACGGCGTGGCGAACCTCTACGGAAGGACGATCCGCCAGAGGGCGAAGGCCCTCATCGACGTGGCCCACCCCGATTTCCGCGCGGAGCTGGAGCGGAAGGCGATCGAGCTTCGGTACCTCTGA
- a CDS encoding alanine dehydrogenase produces the protein MERTMNIGIPKECRPDEFRVGISPVGVRMLRGAGHPCFVEAGAGNGAGFTDEQYRQAGATIVHTAEEAWRRADLVLKVSRPTMRELEWLQPGKALMGYLYLSAAHPGKVDVLLEKRVSAIAYEQIQLADGTLPVLKPLSQIGGRMAAQVAARLLQNDAGGHGRLIGGVAGVPPTEVVVVGAGVAGEAAARAFLGMGAHVTVLDSDLARLQRIDELLFGKLNTVVAHPFHVARAAEYADVVVGAVMVPGERAPVILTRAMLRKMKPGALFLDLSIDQGGCAETSRPTTHESPTYVESGVVHCCIPNLGGVVARTSTHAFLNAAAPWIERVVVQGLEEAAAADPALAHGVVTHAGELRNFRRVSYTRPVI, from the coding sequence ATGGAGCGCACGATGAACATCGGCATTCCGAAGGAGTGCCGCCCCGACGAGTTCCGGGTGGGGATCTCGCCCGTCGGGGTGCGGATGCTCCGGGGGGCCGGGCACCCCTGCTTCGTCGAGGCGGGCGCCGGCAACGGCGCAGGGTTCACCGACGAGCAGTACCGCCAGGCGGGAGCGACGATCGTCCACACCGCCGAGGAAGCGTGGCGCCGGGCGGACCTCGTCCTGAAGGTGAGCCGCCCCACGATGCGGGAGCTCGAATGGCTCCAGCCCGGCAAGGCGCTGATGGGGTACCTCTACCTCTCGGCGGCGCACCCCGGGAAGGTCGACGTCCTCCTCGAGAAACGCGTCTCCGCGATCGCCTACGAGCAGATCCAGCTCGCCGACGGCACCCTCCCCGTCCTCAAGCCTCTCAGCCAGATCGGCGGCCGGATGGCCGCGCAGGTCGCCGCCCGCCTGCTCCAGAACGACGCCGGGGGGCACGGCCGCCTGATCGGAGGCGTCGCAGGTGTCCCGCCGACGGAGGTCGTGGTCGTTGGCGCCGGTGTGGCCGGCGAAGCCGCGGCGCGGGCATTCCTGGGAATGGGAGCGCACGTCACCGTCCTCGACAGCGACCTTGCGCGCCTCCAGAGGATCGACGAGCTGCTTTTCGGCAAGCTCAACACCGTCGTCGCACACCCGTTCCACGTCGCGCGGGCTGCGGAGTACGCCGACGTCGTCGTCGGTGCGGTCATGGTCCCGGGCGAGCGGGCGCCCGTCATCCTGACGCGGGCGATGCTTCGGAAGATGAAGCCGGGCGCCCTCTTCCTCGACCTCTCCATCGACCAGGGGGGCTGCGCCGAGACCTCCCGGCCGACGACCCACGAGTCGCCGACCTACGTCGAGAGCGGCGTCGTCCACTGCTGCATCCCGAATCTCGGCGGCGTCGTCGCCCGGACCTCGACGCACGCCTTCCTCAACGCGGCGGCGCCCTGGATCGAGAGGGTCGTCGTGCAGGGCCTGGAGGAGGCTGCCGCGGCAGACCCGGCCCTCGCTCACGGGGTCGTGACCCACGCGGGCGAGCTCCGGAACTTCAGGCGGGTTTCCTACACCCGTCCGGTCATCTGA